The Rhododendron vialii isolate Sample 1 chromosome 8a, ASM3025357v1 genome has a window encoding:
- the LOC131335816 gene encoding uncharacterized protein LOC131335816, whose translation MADEFSRSVAVGLNLSKRIYYGKDRSLLPPELPKAMERSESLLPTAPMVYAVISEPSVVDNPDIPSYQPYVLGRCDPPALIPLHMHGIAVEVDCYLDTAFVTVSGTWRVHCVMAGQSCDCRIGIPMGEQGSVLGVEVDDGTRLYQTQLITLQDTKDVEKVAKAKDGFYLKRRILTLKVPQVEGGSNLYMKVSWSQKLLYQDGQFCLTLPFSFPAYVKPVGKKIIKREKIVLSVNPGTGKEVLLRSSSHRLKEVTRQVGKLGFLYEAQVSSWSSTDFFFSYDVSSSDIFGGLLLQSASLHDIDQREMFSLYVFPGNGQHRKVFRKEVVFVVDVSGSMREGPLENTKVALLAVLSKLSPLDYFNIIAFNESTQLFSSSLEPATKEAIENATQWISRSFIAEGGTNILLPLNQALEMLAKTKTSESVPLIFLITDGTVEDERHICNEVKSRLSDGRSICPRISTFGIGSYCNHYFLQMLAHIGRGYYSASYDVDSINLQIQTLFNTASAVILANIGIDAFECLDSLEIYPNHIPDLSSGSPLIVSGRYHGNFPDSCKASGILPDMSNFIVDLKVQKPKGMALDRVLARRQIDIISAHAWLTESKQLEEKVTKMSIQTGFLSEYSHMVLVQTDKGKQASDSMSKQEKVAQPSGKQIISPRKLGIGFRKISLKKVAQPNGEQIIFLRKLGIGFGNLVATAENRPPCREEVNLHATSEVIAKAAVRCCSRVVDRCCCMCCIQACSWMNDKCAIALAQLCTALACLECLNCCCEVCFSCDCF comes from the exons ATGGCGGACGAGTTCTCGAGATCAGTGGCAGTCGGCCTAAACCTCTCGAAACGGATCTACTACGGTAAAGACCGGTCTCTATTGCCCCCGGAGCTGCCGAAGGCGATGGAGAGGTCGGAGAGCTTGCTTCCGACTGCTCCGATGGTGTACGCGGTGATATCGGAGCCATCGGTAGTGGATAATCCGGATATCCCGAGCTACCAGCCGTACGTTCTCGGCCGGTGCGATCCGCCGGCGTTGATTCCGCTGCATATGCACGGGATTGCGGTGGAGGTGGATTGTTACTTGGATACTGCTTTCGTTACGGTTAGTGGGACGTGGCGAGTTCATTGTGTTATGGCGGGGCAAAGCTGTGATTGTCGTATTGGGATACCGATGGGCGAGCAG GGTTCAGTTCTAGGTGTCGAGGTGGATGATGGTACAAGATTATACCAGACCCAACTGATCACACTGCAAGATACAAAAGATGTAGAAAAAGTCGCAAAGGCCAAAGACGGGTTTTACCTAAAACGACGAATATTGACGCTAAAAGTTCCCCAG GTTGAAGGGGGGTCAAATCTTTACATGAAAGTGAGTTGGTCTCAGAAGTTATTATACCAAGATGGTCAATTCTGCCTCACTCTGCCGTTTAGTTTTCCAGCTTATGTCAAACCTGTAGGTAAGAAGATcattaaaagagaaaagatagtGTTGTCAGTGAATCCTGGCACTGGGAAAGAAGTTTTATTGAGGAGCAGTAGCCATCGTCTTAAG GAAGTAACTCGGCAGGTTGGGAAACTAGGTTTCTTATACGAAGCACAAGTTTCATCGTGGTCTAGCACCgacttctttttttcatatGAT GTCTCTTCAAGTGACATATTCGGTGGTTTATTGTTGCAATCTGCATCTCTGCATGACATTGATCAGAGAGAGATGTTTTCTCTTTACGTTTTCCCCGGCAATGGTCAGCATAGGAAG GTTTTCAGAAAGGAAGTGGTATTTGTAGTAGACGTTAGTGGAAGCATGAGGGAGGGGCCTCTTGAGAATACAAAAGTAGCTCTGTTGGCAGTCCTCTCGAAGCTCAGCCCTCTAGATTATTTTAACATCATAGCTTTCAATGAGAGCACTCAGTTATTCTCATCATCATTGGAGCCAGCAACCAAGGAGGCAATCGAAAATGCCACTCAGTGGATTAGCAGAAGTTTTATTGCCGAGGGTGGCACTAACATCTTGCTTCCCCTAAATCAG GCACTCGAAATGTTGGCCAAAACCAAAACTAGTGAATCTGTTCCTCTCATTTTCCTGATTACTGATGGCACTGTTGAAGATGAAAGACATATCTGTAATGAAGTGAAAAGTCGTCTCTCTGATGGAAGATCGATTTGTCCCCGAATTTCCACTTTTGGCATAG GTTCATATTGCAATCACTACTTCCTACAAATGCTAGCACACATTGGGAGGGGCTATTACAGTGCTTCATATGATGTAG ATTCGATCAACCTTCAAATACAAACACTGTTCAATACTGCTTCGGCAGTCATCCTTGCGAATATCGGTATTGATGCATTTGAATGTCTGGATTCACTTGAG ATATACCCAAATCACATCCCAGACCTTTCCTCAGGAAGTCCATTGATTGTATCGGGGAGATACCATGGAAACTTTCCAGACTCTTGTAAAGCAAGTGGAATCTTGCCAGATATGAGCAATTTCATCGTCGATTTGAAAGTACAAAAACCGAAGGGTATGGCTCTGGACAGG GTATTGGCGAGGAGACAAATTGATATTATCTCAGCTCATGCTTGGTTGACAGAAAGCAAACAATTAGAGGAGAAG GTCACAAAAATGAGCATACAAACAGGGTTTCTATCGGAGTACTCCCACATGGTTTTGGTTCAGACTGATAAAGGAAAGCAAGCTTCTGATTCAATGTCAAAACAAGAG AAGGTGGCCCAACCGAGTGGCAAGCAAATAATTTCCCCACGGAAGCTAGGTATCGGCTTTAGAAAAATTTCCCTGAAGAAGGTGGCTCAACCGAATGGCgagcaaataattttcctacggAAGCTGGGTATCGGCTTTGGCAACTTGGTTGCAACTGCTGAGAACCGTCCTCCATGTCGCGAAGAAGTAAATCTACACGCAACCTCAGAAGTCATTGCAAAGGCTGCTGTACGTTGTTGCAGTAGGGTTGTTGATCGTTGCTGTTGCATGTGCTGCATCCAGGCTTGTTCATGGATGAATGACAAATGTGCAATTGCTCTCGCACAGCTCTGCACTGCCCTTGCCTGCCTTGAGTGCCTCAATTGTTGTTGTGAAGTCTGTTTTTCGTGTGACTGCTTctga